The Flavobacterium sp. CBA20B-1 genome includes the window CTGTGTTAGCAATACCGGTTTCTATACGACCTGTTGCAACAGTTCCACGACCTGTAATTGTAAATACGTCTTCAACTGGCATTAAGAATGGTTTTTCAGTATCACGCACTGGCTCTTCGATCCACTCATCAACAGCAGCCATTAAGCTCATTACTGTATCAACCCATTTTTGCTCACCGTTTAACGCTCCTAAAGCAGAACCTTGGATAACTGGACCATTATCACCATCATATTGATAGAAAGATAATAAATCACGGATTTCCATTTCTACTAATTCTAATAACTCAGCGTCATCAACCATATCCACTTTGTTCATGAATACAACCATACGAGGAATACCTACCTGGCGACCTAATAAGATGTGCTCGCGAGTTTGTGGCATAGGACCATCTGTAGCAGCAACTACAAGGATAGCACCATCCATTTGTGCAGCACCAGTAACCATGTTCTTAACGTAATCCGCGTGACCTGGACAGTCAACGTGCGCATAGTGACGGTTAGCTGTTGCATATTCTACGTGAGATGTATTAATAGTAATACCTCTTTCTTTTTCTTCTGGAGCATTATCAATTTGATCAAATGATTTTGCTTCTGATAAACCTGCATCTGATAATACTTTTGTAATAGCAGCTGTCAATGTTGTTTTACCGTGATCAACGTGTCCGATAGTACCGATGTTTAAATGGGGTTTCGAACGATCAAAACTTTCTTTTGCCATGATTTAATTAATTTAATCTTAGTTATATAATTAGTGTTAACTTTAATTCACATTTGAGCCAACGACGGGATTTGAACCCGTGACCTCTTCCTTACCAAGGAAGCACTCTACCCCTGAGCTACGCCGGCAAAAAAAGAACTTTGTTGTGGGGAGAGCAGGATTCGAACCTGCGAAGGTTTCCCAACGGATTTACAGTCCGTCCTCGTTGGCCGCTTGAGTATCTCCCCTAACCTGTTTTATTTTTATAACTTTGTTTGTTGATGAGCCTTTGGAGGGACTCGAACCCACGACCTGCTGATTACAAATCAGCTGCTCTAGCCAGCTGAGCTACAAAGGCATTTAAAAAAGTCCGCTATTTCTAACGGACTGCAAATATATATACTTATTTAAAAAAATAAAAGCTTTTTTAATTTTTTTTATTCTTTTAATATGTTTTTACTTTTTCTTTTCGTTTTATCAATAAACGTTCTAAAGCCGCAGCGCCTGAATCTGTTGCTTCTTCAAATGATTTTGCTGTTTTTTTAACCACTAAATCATCGCCTGGTATTTTTACAATGATATCTACAGACTTGTTTTCTTTATCACTTGTATTTTCAGTAT containing:
- the hpf gene encoding ribosome hibernation-promoting factor, HPF/YfiA family, with the translated sequence MKVNIQAVNFNVDRKLVDFINIRLEKLQQYYDKIVGIDVSLHTENTSDKENKSVDIIVKIPGDDLVVKKTAKSFEEATDSGAAALERLLIKRKEKVKTY
- the tuf gene encoding elongation factor Tu — protein: MAKESFDRSKPHLNIGTIGHVDHGKTTLTAAITKVLSDAGLSEAKSFDQIDNAPEEKERGITINTSHVEYATANRHYAHVDCPGHADYVKNMVTGAAQMDGAILVVAATDGPMPQTREHILLGRQVGIPRMVVFMNKVDMVDDAELLELVEMEIRDLLSFYQYDGDNGPVIQGSALGALNGEQKWVDTVMSLMAAVDEWIEEPVRDTEKPFLMPVEDVFTITGRGTVATGRIETGIANTGDAVEIIGMGADKLTSTITGVEMFRKILDRGEAGDNVGLLLRGIDKADIRRGMVIVKPGSVKPHAKFKAEVYILKKEEGGRHTPFHNNYRPQFYVRTTDVTGTIMLPEGTDMVMPGDNLTITVDLLQPIALSVGLRFAIREGGRTVGAGQVTEILD